The DNA segment GTTTCACCACTCATTTTGCTAACACCAGCTTTGATCTCGTTCTCCTTACAGCAACTCCCACTATTATATTAGAGCTGTTTTTGACCTGAGTTACCTCCTGAGCAATAGGATCCGGAATTTTTCCTTCAAGGATGTCTTCTACAACTTCACTCCCAGCGGCCACGCGTTTCAGGATGCCTGCAAGCTGGCCCATACCCACACAGGTATTCCTGCCCTTTTCTCCCCAGTCCTGTCTCCCAGCTGAACCTCTGCCACTTGCCCCTGGAGTGGCTCAGGGTGGGGCTACTGCATGGGGTGGTCAGAGGGTTACACCTCAAACAGAGTCCAAGCTGATGACTGAGCAGTCAGGTACATGAGGGTACTCTGGAGGGACAGGATGCACAGAACTGACCTCTCCTCTGTGCAGATCAGgtaataaaagaaagaaagatgttGCTCTCCAGTGAGAAGGAGCTTGAAAAGATCCAGAAGAAGAAGCACCTGGATTTTCTGGACATTCTTCTTTGTAGCAAGGTAAATGTTTGAGATTACAGTACCAAATGCCAAAGAGCAGAACCGTGTGGCACCAAGGGTGCATCAGCACAAGAAGGGAAACACAAGAGACACCAAGTCATACAAGTCCTTTGGGTGTAAAAATAAAAGACCTGTGTGCTTAGGAATGACATGCTCTCCTCTTTCTTAGGATGAGAATGGAGTTGGACTGTCTGATGAGGACCTGCGTGCTGAGGTGGACACCTTCATGTTTGAGGGTCATGATACCGTGGCCAGTGGGCTCTCCTGGCTCTTCTACTGCATGTCACTGCACCCTGAGCACCAGCAGCGCTGCAGGGAGGAGATCCAGGGCATCCTGGGAGACCGAGACACCATTGAGTGGTGAGCTAGGACTTCTTACTCCTTTATCTTGAACTCTTTCAATTTACCCTTAAAGGCCTTTGACATAGTTCCTCCCAACATCCTTCTCCCTAAATTGGAGAGAGAAGGATTTGATGGGTGGACTGTTGAGTGGTTGAGGAATTGTTTGGAAGGTGGCATCCAGTGGGTAGTGGCCAATTGTCCAGATCAGTGACAAGTGGTTTCCCTCGGGGGTCTGTACTGGGACAGACCAGTAACACCTTTGTCAATGACATAGACAAAGGGGTTGAGTGCatcctcagcaagtttgctttCAGGGAGGATCTTGGGAAGATGACTTACACCACGATGTGCATCAAGGAGAGCTTACGCCTGTTCCCACCAGTTGCTGGTGTGTCCCGAGAGCTCACCAAACCCGTGACATTTCCTGATGGACGCAGCTTGCCAGCAGGTCTGTTGAGTTTGTCCATCCTTCATGCTGCTGTCTGTGACAAGCAGGCCTTCCTCACTCTGtgtggaagggctggagggtCAGGACTCCCTTCTCTCTCCTGTAGCTGTATGGAGCTACCACAGCTTGCTGCCACAGTGAGCCTGGAAAGGGTGGCCAGACAGAGTCCAAGGACATGCTCCAGAGCTCAGAGGAGACGTGTGGAGTATTGTTCCTGCCCAAATGAAAGTGATACACTGATAGACAAAAAGGGACCCAGCTCTGAGGTCTTTGTTTTTGACGTATGAGGTTTTCAGGAGATCCCTGCCAGATCTCCTgcaacagcccctgcagagcccagggagggagAGCATTCCAAAAACACCTCTCCTGCACTTTCACTCTGAGCTGTCATGAgctttttctcacttttctttTACAGGCTGCCATGTTGCATTGAGCATATTTGCTATTCACAGGAACCGGGAAGTGTGGGAGGACCCTGAGGTATTTCACTTGATAACAAGAAAGGGAGGATGGTCTCTGAGCCCAGATACCCATTCCCCTTGAAgaaggcagcctgtgcctgcctgCAGTATTtagtggttttttatttttcccttgtcATTCCAACAGTCCATATTTAAATACAAAGTTCAATCGAGTTACCAAACACCCCCAAGGCTTTGAACATGAcagagggctgggaaagggtGTTCAATAGCCTCTCTTTGTGCACGGTGACACAGAGATGCTCTGACTGCTTTCAGCCGCCCTGAACACACTTAGAATAGTATGAGAAGTCCCAAGCCCCACAAGACAGTGTGTGATTTGAAGATGATATTTTAGAGGCTTCAAGAAATAACTGGAAAGTTTGAAGAAGGCTGCATAGCTGCCTCTCTCCAGTGGCTGTAGAGAAAGGATCAGACATCTCTGGAATGGAGGGATCCTGGCTTGATCCTTGCTGCCATGGATGAGAAAACACCTGCAGGCATCTTGGGCATTGTAGTGGGTGACCTGGGTATCTCCAAGGGGAAGATCCACTCAGTGGCTTTGAAGAGAGATAACTGTCATCTGCAGCTCCCCCAGGAAGAGGccacatccagccctggggaccaGGGAAGGACCTGGTGCTGCTCAGATCACACCAAACACTGACCAGATGGTCTTTGTTGCTCCCACAGGTTTATAATCCCCTGAGGTTTTCTCCAGAGAACTCAGCACAGAGGCACTCCCATGCTTTCCTGCCTTTCTCTGCTGGATCCAGGTGGGAGACCCTTCATCCCTCTCCTTCCTATCTCCTTGCATGTGAGACCTAGTACAAATGCAAGCTCCTAAGTCTAATCCTTCCTCAGTCTCCACAAGCCAAGCTGGCTTGGCCAACTCAAGCAGGCTTTGCCTAACAGGATCTCCTATTACAGCCTCTCCTGTAATAGGGTTTCCATGCTCCATCAGCACTGTGGTCACTGTAGGATTTCACACATTTTTTCTTGTGGCTTGGTGGAGATGTTTACATTTTCTCTTGCCTGCATTGGGAACACCAGTCCCTTGTTTAGGGGTGAGTCCCAGAGAGCCTCAAAGCCAAGGGGGCCAAGTCTTCATGGGTCCCATACTGCATCAATAGATAGATATAGGATACTGAGGTCTCAGCAGCTTGCAAGAGAATCACCTCACAGAGCAGATATAACCTTTTGGAGGTGTTTCGGCTTTTAGCTGGGTCCTGGCTGCACTTCCTAGTGAAGTAAGCCCCTGTTCTCTCAATCCCCTATGTTTCTTCAatgtttaataataaaataaatagcagTACCTCACCACAGAGCTGGGTGCATCAGGGGCTTACTAGATAAGCTGTGGTGTCATCCTCGCAGCAGCTGGAGGTGCCCCAGCTCTCACATGGGGTGAGTCCACCTCGGGGTGGCTGGGGATGAAGGCAGCACTCAGAGCACTGTCCCCCTTCCCACAGGAACTGCATCGGGCAGCAGTTTGCCATGAATGAGATGAAGGTGGCCCTGGCCTTGACCCTGCAGCGCTTCGAGCTGTACCCAGACCCATCCAAGCTTCCCATAATGATACCACAGATCATCCTCAGGTCCAGCAACGGGATTCACCTGCATTTGAAGAAGATTTTCTGATCCCACAGGGTAGAGGGGCAAGATCTCTCCCAAGGGATACCCTCCACCACAGGTTTAAGAGGGGATCACCAAACAGACCCACAGTGGACCTCTCCCCTACTAACCCCTGTCCTACTGTTGTCCAGAGGGGCTCACTGAGCCCACAGACACCAAGCCCAGTAGGTTCAGTTCCCCTCCTTGCAAGGGGAGCAGCATTGCCAAGGGAGTTCCACAGCATTGCTGTGGCTCATCCTTCACCTCCAGGGGCATCCTCCATGTCCTGCTCACCTCCTCATCTCCAAACTGCCCTCACACACTCCCTGACAGGACTTCTGTCACCTGCCTGTAGATTTGTCCCATTGTGAGTTCCCCACTGGGCTTGGCAGTGAACAACACCCAGCGTGGTTTGCAGGTATGCCTaaagcctgggcactgccccagcacagcccctgccctgcctccagcctgggtgtgcctggccagcagggccccCCTGCATCCCCACACACCCCCCTCCCAACAATTCCTGttctggggctggcactgcgcCCACCATTACGGAGATGAATGCTCGTGGTTGtttcctgccccagctctgaacTTCCTTGAGCTCAGGGTGCTCAGGAGCCAGCACAGAAAATGCCACCTGCTAACCtgaggaagcacttggcacgcTGGAAACAGCGTGTGATCAGCACTGTTCTCCtctctgaaatgaaaataaagcctTGTGGGGATGATCTCCAAACATGACTTTGGCTTCCTTTGCATTTGGGGGCCCAGCAGGGTACAAGAGGAGTCCCAGCAGGCCAGAGGCAAGGCTACACCCAAGGGTGCAGTGCTGTCAGTGTTTCTCAAGCCACAAGCACTGCTTCCATGCACCCTGTTGAGACTGTTTCCACAGATCCCACACCATCCACCACCTCCCCTGTGACTCCAGGCACTTCAGTGGTAAGGAAACAACTGAAATGCTCTGTGgtcacacaaagcaaaacagaaatacacaccacacacacaaaagtgCTGGTGGTAAGAACA comes from the Passer domesticus isolate bPasDom1 chromosome 7, bPasDom1.hap1, whole genome shotgun sequence genome and includes:
- the LOC135305285 gene encoding cytochrome P450 4A4-like, with product MASLLDSITRPSATVLQLSALLGVTFVLLKVLQLYWERKKLVKALETFPGPPKHWLYGHNHLLKSENFLHQVVSWGEEYPYAFPRWLGPVLPTLMIHHPEYAKIILGRADPKASAVYKLLVPWIGKGLLVLEGSKWFQHRKMLTPAFHYDVLKSYVTLMSDSVKVMLDKWDKRITERRSVELFQDVSLMTLDSIMKCAFSFNSNCQTVSNSHYYIRAVFDLSYLLSNRIRNFSFKDVFYNFTPSGHAFQDACKLAHTHTDQVIKERKMLLSSEKELEKIQKKKHLDFLDILLCSKDENGVGLSDEDLRAEVDTFMFEGHDTVASGLSWLFYCMSLHPEHQQRCREEIQGILGDRDTIEWEDLGKMTYTTMCIKESLRLFPPVAGVSRELTKPVTFPDGRSLPAGCHVALSIFAIHRNREVWEDPEVYNPLRFSPENSAQRHSHAFLPFSAGSRNCIGQQFAMNEMKVALALTLQRFELYPDPSKLPIMIPQIILRSSNGIHLHLKKIF